Within the Cytophagales bacterium genome, the region ATTGATCTCTACAATCCATTCCTTAAAAACAGGATTGCTAATGGTGTATGTTTTACCAGCGTGGTGAATAAGATCTTTTTTGATAAGTCCCTTTAAAGTAGTGGCAAGGGTAGACGAAACAGGTAAATTGAACTTGTTGCTAACTTTTTGAGAAAACAATTCTTCTCCGGTTTTTAATAAAGCTATTGACCTGAGAACATTTCTCTGATTTTTATTTAATTGATCATATATATTTTGAAAAATAATAGATTGGCTGGCTATTATTCTATTGATCCATAGATCTGTAAAACCCGGAGAATCCTGGTCAATGCCTTCATAAATAAGCTGCCAGACAATAGAAGCAAAATATTGAGTAAAGTGTGGATGTAAGTCAGATTTATTCAAAATAATACCAACATTTGTGTCAGTAATGGAAAGTCTGCTTTTAGCAAATTTTTCTTTTATAAATCTTGTCAAATCCTCAGATGAAATAGGATATATGGGCATTTTAAATCCAAATTCATATAATGGTGAATTGGTTGAGGCAAAAATGCTTTCCATTAATGACTGCTTGCTGCCAAGAAAAATATAGGATACATCTTTCTGTCTTTGAAAAGAGCTTCGCATCCAGTTGATCAAAAAAGGTTCTATTCTATTGATTTCCTGGAACTCATCAAAAGCAATGCAAATTTGCTGTTTGTTTTTTTTTGCAATTTGAGCTGGTATCTGAAGAATTGTTTCAATATCCTGTTGTTCTTCAATGCTCTGAACTTCTAATGAAAACGATGGGTTACCAAACTGATCAAAAGATGCTTTTGGCAGAAGGTTTTTAAAATATACTCCAAATTTTTTTGTTAGGGTACTGATATTATCTTTCCAGTTAAACAAACTTTCAGCTAATATCTGCGCATATTTTTTAGCAAAATCATCCAAAGACTGAATATTGTAAAGATCAAAATAAATAGTTTTAACATTCTTAATTTTATTAAATGATTCTAATATCAAAGAGGTTTTTCCATATCTTCTTGGAGAATAAAGCCAAAAAGAATACCTGTTATAGATAGCAGTTTTAATTTCCTTAAGCTCTTTTGTTCTATTGCAAAAGTATTCTCCTTTTACAATTTCTCCATATTTGAAAGGATTTCGCATGTTTTAACACGTAAATATACGACACGTAAATATACGACACGTAAATA harbors:
- a CDS encoding ATP-binding protein — protein: MRNPFKYGEIVKGEYFCNRTKELKEIKTAIYNRYSFWLYSPRRYGKTSLILESFNKIKNVKTIYFDLYNIQSLDDFAKKYAQILAESLFNWKDNISTLTKKFGVYFKNLLPKASFDQFGNPSFSLEVQSIEEQQDIETILQIPAQIAKKNKQQICIAFDEFQEINRIEPFLINWMRSSFQRQKDVSYIFLGSKQSLMESIFASTNSPLYEFGFKMPIYPISSEDLTRFIKEKFAKSRLSITDTNVGIILNKSDLHPHFTQYFASIVWQLIYEGIDQDSPGFTDLWINRIIASQSIIFQNIYDQLNKNQRNVLRSIALLKTGEELFSQKVSNKFNLPVSSTLATTLKGLIKKDLIHHAGKTYTISNPVFKEWIVEINK